The following proteins are encoded in a genomic region of Arachis stenosperma cultivar V10309 chromosome 4, arast.V10309.gnm1.PFL2, whole genome shotgun sequence:
- the LOC130973647 gene encoding uncharacterized protein LOC130973647, whose protein sequence is MSSSGDAEAEAEAEYFSKDFEWEEVRADVESNPSFRYHLLPFQPSKSQAEYDVRAWKRFHVRHSSGKFFKERRYLLKEFPELVSSAPHTKLLEVGCGNGSTALPILRANKDVIVYACDCSDETLERAKEILGAATIVAFSHRFRTFCCDVSTDGFPNWLVCNPCRDRVLQKPSMCLSDVKHDNGMHSTNPFKLEGCECCIGGVDFVTLIFTLSAIPLERMPRFIKECFDVLNPGGMVLFRDYGLYDMTMLRFEEDKRVGFREYMRLDGTRSYFFCLDTVRDLFVGSGFTELELDYCCVKSVNRQKGKCMRRIWVHGKFQKPVLN, encoded by the exons ATGAGCAGTTCGGGCGAcgcagaagcagaagcagaagcagaataCTTCAGCAAGGACTTCGAATGGGAAGAAGTAAGAGCTGACGTGGAATCTAACCCTTCGTTCCGCTACCACCTCCTTCCTTTTCAACCCTCCAAATCACAAGCAGAATATGATGTGCGAGCATGGAAGCGATTCCATGTTCGTCATTCCTCGGGAAAGTTCTTCAAG GAGCGACGCTATCTGCTGAAGGAGTTCCCGGAACTTGTTTCATCTGCTCCACACACTAAGCTTTTGGAAGTAGGTTGCGGCAATGGAAGCACTGCTCTTCCAATACTACG GGCCAACAAAGATGTCATTGTCTATGCATGTGACTGTAGTGATGAGACTCTTGAAAGGGCCAAAGAGATTTTAGGTGCTGCCACCATTGTGGCTTTTAGTCACCGGTTTCGTACATTCTGTTGTGATGTTTCCACTGATGGATTCCCAAACTGGTTGGTATGCAACCCATGCCGAGATAGAGTTTTGCAAAAACCATCAATGTGCTTGTCAG ATGTCAAACATGATAATGGAATGCACTCTACCAATCCATTTAAATTAGAAGGATGCGAATGTTGTATTGGGGGAGTAGATTTTGTAACATTG ATATTCACCCTATCAGCAATACCACTGGAAAGGATGCCAAGGTTCATCAAGGAATGCTTTGATGTGTTAAATCCTGGAGGCATGGTTTTATTTAGGGACTACG GCCTTTATGATATGACCATGCTTCGATTTGAGGAAGATAAGAGAGTTGGATTTAGGGAATACATGCGATTGGATGGAACACGGTCATATTTCTTTTGTTTGGATACTGTCCGAGATCTATTTGTGGGTTCAGGCTTCACTGAG CTTGAGCTTGATTATTGCTGTGTAAAATCTGTAAACCGCCAGAAAGGCAAGTGCATGCGAAGGATTTGGGTTCACGGGAAGTTTCAGAAGCCTGTACTGAATTAG